Proteins encoded in a region of the Mucilaginibacter sabulilitoris genome:
- the greA gene encoding transcription elongation factor GreA: protein MAEVSYFTKDGLEKLKEELQRLKTTGRSDISKQIAEARDKGDLSENAEYDAAKEAQGLHEAKIAQMQETLANARLLDESKLDVSKVLALSIVKIKNLKNGATMSYQLVAESEADLKTGKISVASPIAKGLLGKKVGEKTEITVPAGTIEFEILEISR, encoded by the coding sequence ATGGCAGAGGTATCATACTTTACCAAAGATGGTTTAGAAAAATTAAAAGAAGAATTACAAAGATTAAAAACAACCGGTCGTTCGGATATATCAAAACAAATTGCGGAGGCACGTGATAAAGGCGATTTATCTGAAAATGCCGAATACGATGCGGCCAAAGAAGCACAAGGTTTGCATGAAGCTAAAATAGCCCAAATGCAGGAAACGCTGGCTAATGCCCGCCTGCTTGATGAATCAAAACTTGATGTATCAAAAGTGCTGGCCCTGTCAATTGTTAAGATCAAAAACCTTAAAAATGGCGCCACCATGAGCTACCAGCTGGTAGCGGAGAGCGAAGCCGACCTTAAAACCGGAAAAATTTCGGTAGCATCGCCAATTGCCAAAGGATTACTGGGCAAAAAAGTAGGCGAAAAAACAGAAATAACAGTGCCTGCAGGTACTATTGAATTTGAAATACTTGAAATTAGCAGGTAA
- a CDS encoding HIT family protein: MTIFSKIVAGEIPAHVVAESNEFLAFLDISPLAEGHVLVIPKKEVDYIFDLDDETYTGLHIFAKIVATALKKAIPCKRIGVAVIGLEVPHVHIHLIPMNRVDDLNFSRPKLSFTPEELVATKEKIKAAFRE; this comes from the coding sequence ATGACCATTTTTTCTAAAATAGTAGCAGGCGAAATTCCCGCCCATGTAGTAGCTGAAAGTAATGAGTTCCTGGCTTTTCTGGATATCAGTCCGCTGGCTGAGGGCCACGTCCTGGTAATACCAAAAAAAGAGGTTGATTATATATTTGATCTTGATGATGAAACGTATACCGGGCTGCATATCTTCGCTAAAATTGTAGCTACAGCCCTGAAAAAAGCTATCCCATGTAAAAGAATTGGTGTAGCTGTAATTGGCCTGGAAGTACCTCACGTACATATACATCTGATACCCATGAACCGGGTTGATGATCTTAATTTTTCCCGCCCCAAACTGAGCTTTACTCCGGAAGAGCTTGTAGCTACAAAGGAGAAAATAAAAGCGGCGTTTAGGGAATAA
- the ruvC gene encoding crossover junction endodeoxyribonuclease RuvC: MQQANTKERIILGIDPGTAVMGYGLVKETGPKIELIALGVVKMNVADDHMLKLQRIFEKTVALIDNYHPDCLAIEAPFYGKNIQVMLKLGRAQGVAMAAALSRNVDITEYAPRKIKQSITGNGNATKEQVAAMLQNLLSFKETPDFLDATDGLAVAVCHSFQRITTGGKTGSKKSYSGWDTFVKDNAKRIVK, encoded by the coding sequence GTGCAGCAAGCAAACACTAAAGAACGTATTATTTTAGGCATCGACCCCGGTACTGCCGTTATGGGTTATGGCCTGGTTAAAGAAACCGGACCAAAAATTGAGCTCATTGCCCTGGGCGTGGTAAAAATGAACGTTGCCGACGACCACATGCTGAAGCTGCAGCGCATATTTGAAAAAACCGTAGCCCTTATTGATAATTACCACCCCGATTGTTTGGCAATTGAAGCGCCTTTTTATGGCAAGAACATACAGGTAATGCTTAAGCTTGGCCGTGCGCAGGGTGTAGCCATGGCCGCGGCCCTGAGCCGTAATGTGGATATTACAGAATATGCGCCGCGCAAAATAAAACAATCCATCACCGGCAACGGTAATGCTACCAAAGAGCAGGTTGCCGCCATGCTGCAAAACCTGCTGAGCTTTAAAGAAACTCCCGACTTTTTAGATGCTACTGACGGCCTGGCCGTAGCCGTTTGCCACTCGTTTCAACGGATAACTACCGGGGGTAAAACCGGCAGCAAAAAATCATACTCCGGCTGGGACACTTTTGTGAAGGATAATGCAAAGCGCATTGTAAAATAA
- the aat gene encoding leucyl/phenylalanyl-tRNA--protein transferase: MIFRLDKRLLFPEPGLAEPDGLLAVGGDLSTQRLLLAYQNGIFPWYSDDTPILWYSPHERFVLYPQELKISKSMRQVLRSGKFNVTANTCFNEVIMACSTVPREGQDGTWITADMKAAYNQLHAEGYAHSVEIWQDKELVGGIYGVQVGHVFCGESMFSRVSNASKTALIHLCKSKQFELIDCQVHTEHLESMGARMISREQYMDVLQSGLSR; this comes from the coding sequence ATGATATTCAGGCTTGATAAACGTTTATTATTTCCGGAGCCCGGTTTGGCCGAACCAGACGGGCTCCTGGCTGTAGGCGGCGACCTCTCGACCCAGCGCTTACTGCTGGCCTATCAAAACGGTATTTTCCCCTGGTATAGTGATGATACACCCATACTATGGTATTCGCCTCATGAACGTTTTGTGTTGTATCCGCAGGAATTAAAAATTTCCAAATCCATGCGCCAGGTACTGCGCTCGGGTAAATTCAATGTAACTGCCAATACCTGTTTTAATGAAGTGATCATGGCCTGCTCAACCGTACCCCGCGAGGGTCAGGATGGTACCTGGATCACCGCCGATATGAAGGCAGCTTACAATCAGTTGCATGCAGAAGGATACGCCCACTCTGTTGAAATATGGCAGGATAAGGAACTGGTTGGTGGTATATATGGCGTACAGGTTGGCCACGTTTTTTGCGGCGAAAGTATGTTCAGCCGGGTAAGCAATGCCTCCAAAACTGCGCTGATACACCTTTGCAAAAGCAAACAATTTGAGCTGATAGACTGCCAGGTGCATACCGAACACCTCGAATCGATGGGGGCCCGCATGATCAGCCGCGAGCAGTATATGGATGTTTTACAATCTGGCTTAAGCCGATAA